TGCACGTCCGGATACGAGTTTGAATAGTAGTAAGATCCATCCACGTTCGTCGTGACCGTGTCCGCATATGTGATCGACAGGGTAAATCCCGTCAGATAATTTGCCAGCAAGGCGCCGTAGTATCCTTCTTCATCCGTGATTTTTAATTGCCAGCTTCCGGAGACTGTCGATCCATTAAATGTTGAAAGGTGATTTCCTCCATATGGAATAAATGTCCCGCTGGGAGAAGTTCTTGTGAAGGGATAGTCGATGTCGAGAATCGCGTTGTCATCAAAAGTCGCATTGATGAAAGATCCCGAAGACTCTCCATTATACAGCCTCACAGTTTGAGAACCGTGCGTCAGCGTCACGGTGAGATCATTAATCGAATCATTCGTCGTCGCACTCATGGATGCGATTACGTTTGCCACTACGGCATTCGGCGTGAAGAACGTGTCAGGCGTGATTGTCGCGGTGGCGGATTGGCCGCCGCGGAACAGCTTGTTCAGGGATCCGTAGTCGAAATCCCGGGTGTATTCCACACGCACAGTCTGGCCGGCCAACCCTTGCTCCCCCGGTTCCTGCAGGCCGTTGCCATTGGCGTCGTCGAATGCCGTGCCGGAGATGCTGGCGGAAAGGAGTTGGCGAATCTCCAGCATCTCGCCAGCCGACCATGGGTGTCGGAATCGTGAGGTGCGACGGTTCGGAGAGATCAGCCAGGCGGCCCATTGCGAGCGCATTCTCGATAGCAGAGTCGAGAGGGCCGGCGATGCTGTCAGGCGGTTGGTCGGAGTGATGCCGGATTGATTGGAATGCCGGCCTGTGGAGGAGAGTTGCCAGCGGTGAAAGAGCGATTTGTACCAGCCTGTGCGGCGTCTGTTGAACTTCTTCAGCATAATGCCCCGTCCCGAGTGAAATTCCCGTCACGCCCTGTGACATCGGGGTGAATCAGTCAATGCAAATCAAAAAGCAGTTCAAAATGATCGTGCAAATTGATTCGTTCACGATGATTCTGAATCGCGCCAGCATCTCGATCGTCGTGCTGGTTTCTGGTCTCAATAGAGTTCAATGCGCAGGCATCACACAAACAAAAAAATCGTGATGTCAGAGCAGGCATACGAAGGCTGATGGTGAGGAGATTGACCAGGTCCGCAGATGTGGTCGCGACTCCGAAGATCACCGCCGAAATCTTCTTTGCCAACGGTTTCACCTGAAGTTATGATGTTTCGCAAGCTGAACTTCTGACCAAACCGAACCTCGACAACGCGGGCCAAACGATGTCGACCGGCAGTACGAGCTTTTCGACATCGCTGAGCCTGATTCGACGCGTTCAGGCGCGCGATCCCGAGTCGTGGGATCTGTTGGCGAAGCTCTATGGGCCGCTTGTGTATCGCTGGTGCCGGGTCGCAGGTCTGTCGCCCGTCGATGCACCCGATGTGGTTCAGAATGTGTTTCTGCTCCTGTTTCGAAAGCTCGATCGGTTTTCTCCGGAGCACCCTCAGGCGTCGTTTCGGGGTTGGCTGTGGACAGTGACCAGAAACGCCATCCTCGAATATCGGCGGAAGCAGTCGCGGCATCCGTCTGCTGTGGGCGGCTCCGCGGCTTTTCATGAACTCCAGCAACAAGCGGAAGAGATTCTTTCAGACGAGCTGCGGGATCCGGAACAGGATGAGGGGGCTCTGCTGCAGCGTGCGCTGCGAGTGATCGAAGACAGCGTCGACAAGACGACCTGGCTTGCGTTCTGGCGAAGTGCCGTCCGCGATGAACCTGCCAGGGAAATCGCAGCTGATCTGGGCGTCACTGCCCACTCGATCAGGCAGGCAAAATACCGGATCCTGTGTCGACTGCGTGAACTTCTGGCGGACAAATGAGTATTGGATGGACTGATTCGTCCGGAAGAAATGAGCGCGGGGTGATGCCCGCGCATTACTCTCTGTAGATGGCGCTGGCCACGGATGCGATCTGAATCCAAACTCGTTGAGACAGTATGATGTTGGTTCGGCTTTGAGACCGAGAGGTCGATTGCATGTTTGTGCTGCGGGAAAAGCATTTCGAAGAACTGGCGGAACAGCTCGCAGTTGCGGAAGGTGAAACTCGCAATCAAGTCGATGCTGCATTGCAGACATTGCAAATCGATTTGCAATGCCTGGTTGAGCAACTACGGACCCCTCAGTCAGTCGACCCGTTTGTTAGGGAGCCACAATGTGACGAGGCAGTGAAGCAGGTCTTGTCGGCGACACGCGAAATCGGGCTTCAAGAACCGGCGCCGCTGCCGCTTCAGCAGATCGGGCAGTACGAACTGCTTTCATTGCTCGGCCAGGGAGGCATGGGCGCCGTTTACAAGGCCCGGCACCGCAAGCTGGATAAGATTGTGGCGCTGAAAGTCCTGCCTGCCGGAAAGCTTGCAGATCAGCAGGCTGTAATTCGCTTCGAACGCGAGATGCGGGCCGTGGGCAAGCTGCAGCATCCCAATATCGTCGCCGCTCATGACGCGGGAGAGATTGACGGTACGCATTACCTCGTCATGGAACTGGTCGACGGGATCGACCTTGGAGCGCTGTCCAGAACTTGCGGACTGCTCCCCATCAATGATGCCTGCGAGCTTGTCCGACAGGCGGCACTGGGACTTCAACACGCCTATGAACACGGTCTCGTGCACCGGGATATCAAGCCGTCAAACCTGATGTTGGCCCGGCAGCAACGGGGAATTGCGGCCACAGTCAAGATCCTGGACATGGGGCTGGCACTGCTGGAAGAGGCTGCGGTCGAGGACGGCAAGGAACTCACGTCGACCGGGCAGGTGATGGGGACCATTGACTACATGGCCCCGGAGCAGAGTCTTGACACGCATCAGGTCGACATTCGGGCCGATATTTACAGTCTGGGGGCGACGCTCTTCCGGCTGCTGACAGGCAGAGCACCCTTCGCGGACGGGACGCGTACATCCATCACGAAGAAACTGATGACTTTGGCCAACACACCGGCGCCAGACATTCGCACCCTAAGGCCAGATTGTCCGTCTGAAGTCGCCCAATTGGTTGCTGCATTGCTGGCGAAAGACCCCGCCCAACGGCCGACTCCCCCGAGCGAGCTGGCCCGATTGCTGGCTCCGTTTGCCCAAGGGGCGGACCTGCAGGCTCTGTTCAACAGCGAGCAAGTAGATCGTTCTGCTCCGACTTCGCTGACGATCACGAAACGGACTGTGGAAGCGAATTCCCCCACGGTCATCCTTTCGACGGACCTGCCGCAGGGGATTCAGCCTCCCCACAATGGGAAGAGCCGACGACGGCTGGCCTGGGCCGGAGGAGCCGGCGCCGCTGCGCTGCTGGGACTGATGATCATCACGATTAACCATGACAATGGGACGAAGACCAGAATCGAAACGAGCGGTCCGTCGAGGAGCGAAATCGAAACGCCGGAGTCGGTCCCTGAAGAGAGTGCGTCCTCCATCGAAGATCCCGAGCGCGCGGCGGCCGAATGGGTGCTTTCGATCGGCGGAAAACTTCATTTGATTCCGGTCGGCAAACCGGAAATTGAAGTGACGCAAGCGCCGTTGCCGCGAGGGGCGTTCACGATTAACAGAATCGACCTCGCGTGGAACAGTCGCGTGAATGATCAGAACCTGGCGAGGTTGAAAAGCTTAAAATCGTTGAGCCTGCTGAATCTGGAATCCAATCCGCAATTGACGGACGCTGCGATCGCACAGTTGTCGCCTGCGTCGAACATTTACCATATGAATCTCACCAACACCGGCATCACTGACGCCTGCTGGGCTCAGTTCGCTCGTTTGACCTCGCTGCGTTCGGTCGCCGTGAGCCTCTGCCGTGAATTGACAGGGACCGGCATCAGCCACCTCCAGGCACTTCCGGAATTGACTGACCTGTTGATCGGCGAAACCCGGATTGGGGACTCAGCTTTTCTCGAGCTGACTTCGCTGCCGAAGCTGCGTAATCTGCAAATGTTTGGAGACATCGAAGGCCGTCAGCGACCGCTCACGCCGGCCGGACTGTCGCAACTGGCCCGCGTGGCGCCGGGGCTCGAGAGCGTGGAACTGCCCCGCAATGCTCTGATTGAAAACGCCGCAGGTCTCTTGGCTCTCCGCGACTTTCCCAAACTCAAATGTTTGGGCTGGCGAGGAACCAGGTTCACCCCTGATGTGCTCAACGCAATGAAGGACTTGAAATCACTTGAGCAACTGAACATTGTTAACGACTTGCCCCCACTGGACGCGCCGCTTG
This window of the Planctomicrobium piriforme genome carries:
- a CDS encoding RNA polymerase sigma factor is translated as MSTGSTSFSTSLSLIRRVQARDPESWDLLAKLYGPLVYRWCRVAGLSPVDAPDVVQNVFLLLFRKLDRFSPEHPQASFRGWLWTVTRNAILEYRRKQSRHPSAVGGSAAFHELQQQAEEILSDELRDPEQDEGALLQRALRVIEDSVDKTTWLAFWRSAVRDEPAREIAADLGVTAHSIRQAKYRILCRLRELLADK